CTCCCTACTGATCACTGATCACTGATCACGACCGGTCACGCAGCGTGACACACCCTTTCGACGTGCGGCACCCTTCCTACCGCCCAATGGGTGGCGAAGAGGTAGCTTTCCCGGCTTTTCCGCCCGGAAGAGCGTCTTGATCAGGTATAGGCCTCGTGAACTTCTCACTCGAAAGAGTGGCGGGGCGACGGGGGCCTGGACCACGTAGGCTCATGCTCAAGGAGAAGAACGTAGAGGAGCTGATCGTGATCCCCGGTGGTGGCCAGCCCAACATGCAGCAGTTGCTCCAGCAGGCCCAGAAGATGCAGCAGGATCTCCAGCAGGCGCAGGAGGAACTGGCGAACACGGAGGTCGACGGGCAGGCGGGCGGCGGTCTGGTGAAGGCCACCGTGACCGGCTCGGGTGAGCTGCGGGCGCTGAAGATCGACCCGAAGGCCGTGGACCCGGAGGACACCGAGACCCTCGCCGATCTGATCGTCGCGGCCGTACAGGCGGCCAACGAGAACGCGCAGACGCTCCAGCAGCAGAAGCTCGGCCCGCTCGCCCAGGGCCTCGGCGGCGGCACGGGCATCCCCGGTCTGCCGTTCTGAGGCCGGGCCAACTACGGTACGAACCGAAAGGTCTCCAGGAAGGGCAATCCGGTGTACGAAGGCGTGGTCCAGGACCTCATCGACGAGCTGGGGCGGCTGCCCGGCGTCGGTCCCAAGAGCGCGCAGCGGATCGCCTTCCACATCCTGCAGGCCGAGCCGACGGACGTGAAGCGGCTCGCGCAGGCGCTCATGGAGGTCAAGGCGAAGGTCCGCTTCTGCGCGACGTGCGGCAACGTGGCGCAGGAGGAGCTGTGCGGCATCTGCCGTGACCCGCGCCGTGACCCCTCGGTCATCTGCGTGGTGGAGGAGCCGAAGGACGTCGTCGCCATCGAGCGCACCCGCGAGTTCCGCGGGAGCTACCACGTCCTCGGCGGCGCCATCAGCCCGATCGAGGGTGTCGGTCCCGACGACCTGCGTATACGAGAACTTCTCGCGCGGTTGGCCGACGGGACGGTCACGGAACTGATCCTGGCCACGGACCCGAATCTGGAGGGCGAGGCGACGGCGACGTACCTCGCTCGCATGATCAAGCCCATGGGCCTGAAGGTCACCCGCCTGGCCAGCGGCCTCCCGGTGGGTGGCGACCTGGAATACGCGGACGAGGTCACCCTCGGCCGCGCCTTCGAGGGGAGACGACTCCTAGATGTCTGACGCCACACTGCACGCGACCGCTCAGAACCCGGACGATTTCGTGGTCCAGATCGCGGACCAGGTCGAGAGCTTCCTGGTGGCCGTCACGGAGGTGGCGAGGGGCGACGAGCCCGGCTCGACCGTGCCCTTCCTCCTCCTGGAGGTCTCCCAGCTGCTGCTGGCCGGCGGCCGCCTGGGCGCGCACGAGGACATCGTCCCCGACGAGCGCTACGAGCCCGACCTGGGCCCCGAGCCGGACGTGGACGAGCTCCGCGAGAACCTGGCCCGGCTGCTCGAACCGGTCGACGTCTACTCCGAGGTCTTCGACCCGTACGAGCCCCGCAAGGCCCCGGTCCCGGCCCGTATCTCCGACGACCTGGCCGACGTCATCACCGACCTGCGCCACGGCATGGCCCACTACCGGGCCGGCCGCACCACGGAGGCCCTGTGGTGGTGGCAGTTCTCCTACTTCTCCAACTGGGGCCCGACGGCCTCCGCCGTGCTGCGCGCCCTGCAGTCGGTCCTCATCCACGTCCGTCTCAACCAGCCCCTGGAAGAGCTCGACGGCCTCGACACCGACCAGGCCACCATGGGTGACGAGACCCTGGAGTTCGAGGCGGGCCGGGTGATGGCGGAGGAGATCGGCGCACCGCTGGGGATCCGGCGGGGGAAGTAGCCACGAGCCGGAAGCCGATGGCGCGGGCGCGGACCTGCTCCGGCCCGGACAGCTCCAACTTCTCTGCGTCCACGATGACTTCGGTCGTCCCGCTGACCGGTTTCCGTACGGACGAGGGCGCCGTGGGCCCGTAGGGCGTCGGCCGGCGTCAGCGTCCGGGCCACATCCCCCACAGGCCCTTCGTCATCGCCGTGGCGCCCCCCGCCAGGGCCAGCGCGAGGACCAGGTGGCGGGCGCGGCGCTCGGGGATGCGGGCGGCGATCGTGTGGCCGATCAGCGCGCCGATCGTCATCGCCGCGCCGGCGACGGCCCATTGGGGCCCGGTCAGGCGGGGCACGCCGTTCGCGGCGAGGGAGAACGCGTTGACGACGACGCCGTAGAACTGCGCGTTGGGGACGAACTCCCGTACCGTCCAGCCCGCGTTGAGGGCGTAGAGGGAGACGGGCGGGCCGCCCACGCCCGCCGCCGCGTTCATGAAGCCGCCCAGCGCACCCGCCGTCACCGCTCCCGCGCCGCCCCGCAGGGCCCGGACGCGGGCGCCGCGCAGCACGAGCAGGACGGCCGCCGTCACCAGGGCGCCCATCACCAACAGCAGGACGGGACGCGGGAGTTGACGGGTCATCCAGGCGCCCGCCGGGACCGTGCAGGCGGCCGCCAGGCACAACGGCACCATCGCCGCCGGGCGGACGCGCCGCCAGCCGCCCGCCAGGCCCACGACGCTGATGGCGCCGGCGGCACAGTTGGCGAGCACCACCCCGTCGGCGGGTCCGAGGAGCAGCACCAGCGCCGGCACGGCGACCAGGGCGAAGCCCATGCCGGTCAGCCACTGCACGCTCGCACCGAGCAGCACGATCGCCGCGAGCAGGATCTCCGTCATGCCGCATCCCCCTGTGCCGTCACGCCGCACCCCCCGGTGATGGAAACGGTGATTGAAACCTAACGCTGTTACGAGTGTGACGCGGGGCACTTTTCCGCGTGGTACGGCGGAGGCTGGGCAGATGCGGAACGCGGACGTCCGACGTCTCACCATGCGGGAGCAGGGTGGTGGAATTCGGGCGCTCGTTAGACTGAGCCGACACAAACGAACCGAGCGAGGAGCGCACGTGGGCCTTGTCGTGCAGAAGTACGGAGGCTCCTCCGTAGCCGATGCCGAAGGCATCAAGCGCGTCGCCAAGCGGATCGTGGAAGCGAAGAAGAACGGCAACCAGGTTGTCGTCGTCGTTTCCGCGATGGGCGACACGACGGACGAGCTGATCGATCTCGCCGGGCAGGTTTCTCCGATGCCTGCCGGGCGCGAATTCGACATGCTGCTGACCGCCGGAGAGCGGATCTCCATGGCCCTGCTGGCGATGGCGATCAAAAACCTGGGCCACGAGGCCCAGTCCTTCACCGGCAGCCAGGCAGGCGTCATCACCGACTCGGTCCACAACAAAGCCCGGATCATCGACGTCACGCCCGGCCGGATCCGGGACTCGCTCGACAAGGGCAACATCGCGATCGTCGCCGGTTTCCAGGGCGTCAGCCAGGACAAGAAGGACATCACCACGCTGGGGCGTGGCGGTTCCGACACGACGGCCGTGGCGCTCGCCGCCGCGCTCGACGCCGAGGTCTGCGAGATCTACACCGACGTCGACGGCGTGTTCACCGCCGATCCGCGTGTGGTGAAGAAGGCGAAGAAGATCGACTGGATCTCCTTCGAGGACATGCTGGAGCTCGCCGCCTCCGGTTCCAAGGTGCTGCTCCACCGCTGTGTGGAGTACGCCCGCCGCTACAACATCCCGATCCACGTCCGCTCGAGCTTCAGTGGGCTGCAGGGCACGTGGGTCAGCAGTGAACCGATTGGGGACAAGAAGGTGGAACAGGCCATCATCTCCGGTGTCGCGCACGACACCTCCGAGGCCAAGGTCACGGTCGTCGGCGTGCCGGACAAGCCGGGTGAGGCGGCCGCGATCTTCCGGACCATCGCCGATGCCGAGATCAACATCGACATGGTCGTGCAGAACGTGTCCGCCGCCTCCACGGGCCTGACGGACATCTCCTTCACGCTGCCGAAGACCGAGGGCCGCAAGGCCATCGACGCGCTGGAGAAGAACCGGCCGGGGATCGGCTTCGATTCCCTTCGGTACGACGACCAGATCGGGAAGATCTCGCTGGTCGGCGCGGGTATGAAGACCAACCCCGGGGTCACCGCGTCCTTCTTCGAGGCGCTGTCCGACGCGGGCGTGAACATCGAGCTGATCTCGACCTCCGAGATCCGTATCTCGGTCGTCACCCGCAAGGACGACGTGCCGGAGGCCGTCCGCGCCGTGCACACCGCGTTCGGCCTGGACTCCGACACCGACGAGGCCGTCGTCTACGGCGGCACCGGCCGATGACCGTCTCCACGACGTACGGAGGCGTACGACGATGACCGGTAAGCCGACGCTCGCGGTCGTGGGAGCGACCGGAGCCGTCGGCGCGGTCATGCTTCAGATCCTGTCCCAGCACGCGGACATCTGGGGCGAGATCCGCCTGATCGCCTCCCCGCGCTCGGCCGGCCGCAAGCTGGCCGTGCGCGGGGAGGAGGTCGAGGTGGTGGCCCTGAGCGAAGAGGCCTTCGACGGGGTCGACATCGCGATGTTCGACGTCCCGGACGAGGTCGCCGAGCAGTGGGCGCCGATCGCCGCCGCGCGCGGAGTGGTCGTCATCGACAACTCCGCCGCCTTCCGGCTGCACCCCGAGGTGCCGCTCGTGGTGCCCGAGGTCAACCCGCACGCCGTACGGACCCGGCCGCGCGGGATCATCGCCAACCCCAACTGCACGACCCTGACGATGATCGTCGCCCTGGGCGCGCTGCACGCCGAGTTCGGGCTGCGCGAGCTGGTGGTGTCGTCGTACCAGGCGGTGAGCGGGGCCGGGCGGGCCGGCGTGGACACGCTGCGGGCCCAGCTGTCCCTGGTGGCCGGAACCGAGCTGGGCACCAAGCCCGGCGACGTACGGCGGGCCGTCGGTGAGGACACCGGGCCGTTCCCGGAGCCGGTCGCGCTGAACGTCGTGCCGTGGGCCGGGTCGCTGCGGGAGGACGGCTGGTCCTCGGAGGAGATGAAGGTCCGCGACGAGGCCCGTAAGATCCTCGGACTGCCGCAGCTGCCGGTGGCCGTGACCTGCGTACGCGTCCCCGTGATCACCACCCACTCCCTCACCGTCCACGCCCGCTTCCAGGGCGAGGTGACGGTCGACCGGGCCCGGGAGATCCTCGCGACCGCGCCCGGCGTGGTGCTGTGCGACGACCCGGCCGCAGGTGAGTTCCCCACCCCCGCGGACGTCGTGGGCACCGACCCGACCTGGGTGGGCCGGCTGCGGCGGGCCCTGGACGACCCGACCGCGCTGGAGCTCTTCGTGTGCGGGGACAACCTCCGCAAGGGAGCGGCGCTGAACACCGCGCAGATCGCCGAGCTGGTGGCGGCGGAGTTCTCCTGAGTGCCGTTTGTAGGATCTCCGTAAGAAATGTGTTCAGAAGCATGGTCCGGACCACTTGAACCTGGCCCGTCCGGCAACGGAAGATCACCCCAGGAATCTCCTCCCCGCCCCGCGCAACCGCTTGCAGGGCGGGGAGCGTCTTTGCGGTCACCCTTGCGGGGCTGTGGGTGTGAGGATCCTGGCGTGGGGACGCCGTGACCGGGCGTGGGGATGCCCGTTCAAACAGGACATAAGGGAAGAGCGGGACGCATGACGGCACTTGAGGTACGGCCGGATGTCGCACATGTGGCACCCGGCACGTACAACCCTGGCGGGGGTAGACGTGTCCAACTGGCGTGGCAGAGGTACTCGAACTCAGCGCGGCCCGCGGCGCGGCGGCCCTTCGGCCGCCCCGTGCGCTCCGGCCCCGCCCGCCCGGCGGCATGCCGGTGATCGCGCCCATGCCCGCAGCGCGGCCCGCCCGCATACCCGGTCAGCGTGATGGCTCCGACGAGGCCGCGGCGACGGCCGCCGCCGGTACGACCGTCGACCACCTCACCGAGACCTACCGGGCGCACTACCGCTCGCTGCTCGGCCTCGCCGCACTGCTCCTCGACGACACCGCCTCCTGCGAGGACGTCGTCCAGGAGGCCTTCATCCGCGTCCACTCCGCCCGCAAGCGCGTCCGTGACCCCGAGAAGACCCTCGCGTACCTCCGCCAGACGGTGGTCAACCTCTCCCGCTCCACGCTGCGCCGGCGCATCCTCGGCCTGAAGCTGCTCTCCAAGCCGATGCCGGACATGGCGAGTGCGGAGGAGGGCGCCTACGACCAGCTGGAGCGGCGCGACCTCATCAAGGCGATGAAGGGCCTGCAGCGGCGCCAGCGCGAGGTCCTGGTGCTTCGCTACTTCGCGGACATGACCGAGGCCCAGGTCGCCGAGACCCTCGGGATCTCGCTGGGCTCGGTGAAGGCGTACGGCTCGCGGGGCATCGCCGCGTTGCGCGTGGCCATGGAGGCGCCGGCATGAGCGAGCGAGCCGAAGGGGGCGATTCGGATGAACGTCACTCCCACGAACGTCATGAGCCCTTCGCCTGGCACGAACCGACGGACCGGGACGAGCACGACCACACGCAACCGCACGCTGGGAACGGAACTGTGAACCACGGCCCCGACAAGAAGGGCCCCGAGGGGCCCGAGCCGGGTCCTGGGGGGCGTGGTCCAGACTCCGACGGGTTCGGCTCGGGCTCGGGGGAGCGTGGCTCCGGTCCGGGTGGGTTCGACCCAGGTGGGTTCGGGGACGATGAGCCGGCCCTGCGCCGGATGCTGCACTCCGCGGTCGACGACATCGAGCCGCGTACCGGCACGCTGGACCAGCTGCGCCGGGCCGTTCCCGCCCGGCGGGCGCGCAAGCGGCAGGCCGCCGTCGGCATGGCCGCCGCGGCCCTGTTCATCGGCACCGCGATCCCGGCCCTCGTGCATGTCTCCCAGTCCGGCGGCACCGACCCCAACACCGCCATGGCCGGCCAGTCCTCGCAGGCCCAGGGCGGCACCGGGCAGAGCCCGGACAAGGGCGGCGACACGGGCGCCGGGAAGGGCACCGGCAGTACGAGCGTCAAGCCCGGCAGGCAGCCCGGCAAGCCCGGTGGGAAGGGCAGGCCCGGCGGCGGCAGCACCGGCTCCACCGGCGGCGCCAACCCGTCCTCCACCCTCTCCGCGGGCGAGGTCCCGCGGTGCAAGTCGGCCCAGCTGGGCTCCGCGACCGGCACCGCCGTCGCCCCGGACTCCGCGGGCGTGGTCTACGGCACGTTCCGTGTCGTCAACGTCTCCACCGGCGCGTGTACCGTCGCCGGCGCGGGCACCGTCACGCCGACCGCGGTGGGCGCGGCCGACCGGACCAGAATCAGCGCCGTGCGGCATGCGGCCGGGGACGCGGCGACCGGGCTGCCCGACCCCACGCAGGAGGTCACCGGGCTGGTCCTGCAGCCGGGCTCGGCCTACGAGGAGAAGTTCGCCTTCGTGCCCTCGGCGTCCTGTCCCACCACGGGCGGCGGAGGCACCACCACCGGTTCGGCCACGGGGGGCGCGTCGCCGGATCCCACGCCCAGTGCCACCGGCGGTTCGGCCGACAGTGCGGGGTCGGGGGGTACGACCACCCAGCTGATGTCCGGGGACAGTACGGCGGGCGGCAGCGTGCAGATCACCCACACCGCGGAGGGGGGCTCACCGGCGGCGTCGGCGACTGTGCCGGGGGAGTGCGCGGGGACGGTCTACTACACCGGGGTGCTGGCGGGGTCGTAGCGGCGGGGTGGCCCGGGCAGCCGGTCAGCCGCTGGTCACCGGGGCCGGAGTCGTCTCCTCCTCCGGGGTCAGACCCAGCTCGGCGTCCCGCGCCGCCTCCACCTCGCGTCGTAGCAACCGGAACCACATGAACACCACGAACCCGGCGAAGACGAACCACTCCCCGGTGTAGCCGAGGTTCTGGAACGCCTTGAGGTCCAGCCCGGTGCCTTCCGGTGCGCTCGCGGGCACGGCCTTCATTCCGGAGTCGGCCTTGTCGAGGGTGATCCACGCGTCGTACAGCGGGCCCGGCACCAGGTTCACCAGCGACGCCGAGCTGATCGCCGCCGTCTGCCCGGCCGGCAGCCCGCCCTGTGCGCTGACCCCGTTGTCCCCGGGCGTCTCGGACGCCTGCAGCGCACCGGTGACGGTGACCTCGCCGCTCGGCGGCACGGGCGCCTTCGCCGCGTCGGCCCTGCCCGGCAGCCAGCCCCGTACCACCGGCAGCGCCTTGCCGGAGTCGGTGCGCAGCAGGGTGAGGACGTAGAAGCCGTTCTTGTCGTCCAGCTGCCGGCCGGGCACCAGCAGCTGCTTGCCGTAGTGCCCGCTCGCGGTGACCCGGCGGCCGGAGGTGGCCTTGTCGACGGGCAGCATCGAGTCCAGCGGCCGCGCCGTCTCGTGCTGGTCGGACGCGGCCTGCTCGGTCGCGGCGCGACTGTCGTGTACCCGCCCCTCGAACCGGCTCAGCTGCCACGACCCCATGAAGACGCAGAACGGGATGGCGAGCAGCACGAAGACGTTGATGCCCCACCAGCGGGGTGTCAGCAGAAAGCGGTACACGCCCTCCACGGTACGGCGCCACTGCCCGGGCCCGGCCCGCGGGTCACTACTTGAGCAGTCAGCCCTTGGCGGCCTTCAGGGAGTAGATCAACGGGATGCGCGGGTGACCCGCAGGGAAGCGGTGGTATCCGTCTTGGACCACGAAGTTCTCGAAGCGCGGGAAGAGCGACACGTCGTGCTCGTGCAGGAACTCGATGCGCAGCCCGGCCGCGGCGAGCGCGGAGACGACGTCGCCGAGGGTGTGCTGCCACTCCACACTGCGGTTGTGGACGGTGGGGGCGTCCGGGTCGGCGTAGGTGCCGGGCTCGTCCCACACCTGGGCTCCGCGGCGGAAGTAGTCGTGCACGATCCGCGAACCCGTCGCGTCGTCCAGGGCCTCGGTGAGCGGGTGGAACTCGGCCAGGTAGAGGAAGCCGCCGGGCGCGACGAGTGAGGCGGCCGTCTCCGCCCAGCGGCGGATGTCGGGCAGCCAGCACAGCGCGCCGAGCCCGGTGTAGACGATGTCGTACGACGCCTCGGGCACGGCCTCGGCCGCGTCGTAGACGTCGCTCGTGACGAAGGCGGCGCGCTCGGGGCCGTGGCCGAGGCCGGCGGCGAGGGCGCGGGCGGCCTCGACGGCCGGGGCGGAGAAGTCCAGGCCCACGACGCGGGCGGCGCCCCGGTGGAGCCAGGAGAGGGTGTCGGTCCCGATGTGGCACTGCAGGTGCAGCAGCGTCCTGCCGGTGACGTCGCCGACCTCGGCCGTCTCGAAGTCCCGCAGGACGTCCCGGCGGGCCCGGAAGCCGTCGAGGTCGTAGAACTCACCGGCGACGTGGACGGGAACCCGTTCGTCCCACATGGCCCGATTGTCCTCTCGCCAGTTCGACGGGACGGACACGGACGACCTCTCTGTGCTCATGATCGGGAAGTTATCCACAGGCTGCGCACATGCGCCACCCAATTGTCGGCCGGGCCAGGCAGTATGGGCGCATGACTGGGGCGATGAGTGAGAGCAAGGAGCCGGCCGTGCAGGGCACGGCCGGTATGCCGGACTGGGAGAAGCGCTTCCGGGCGCCACGGGTGTCGCTGCCCGACTGGGCGGAGGACGCGCCGCACCGCTCCCTGTTCGTGTCGAACGCGACGGGGACGTACGAGCTGTATGCCTGGGACCGTGCGACGGGCGAGCAGCGCCAGGCGACGGACCGGCCGAACGGCACGACGGACGGCGTGCTCTCCCCGGACGGCGCCTGGATCTGGTGGTTCGACGACAAGGACGGGGACGAGTTCGGCATCTGGCGCCGCCAGCCCTTCGGGGGCGGGACGGCCGAGCCTGCCGTCCCGGGCCTCGACCCCTCCTACCCGGCCGGGCTCGCCCTGGCCCGCGACGGCCGCACGGCGGTCGTAGGCCGCTCCACGGACGAGGACGGTACGACGCTCCACCTCGCCCGCGAGGGCGCGGACCCGGTCGAGATCTACCGGCACCGCGAGTCGGCGGGCATCGGCGACCTCTCGCACGACGGCTCCCTGATCGCGATCGAGCACACCGAGCACGGCGACGCCATGCACGCGGCGCTGCGCGTGCTCCGCCCGGACGGCACGCCCGTCGCCGACCTGGACGACACCAAGGGCGGCGCGGAGGAGCTGGGTCTGGAGGTGCTCGGCTTCGCCCCGGTCGACGGCGACACCCGGCTGCTCATCGGGCATCAGCGCCGGGGCCGCTGGGAGCCGCTGGTGTGGGACGTGGCCACGGGCGAGGAGACCGACCTCGCCCTGGACCTGCCCGGTGACGTCAGCGCCGAGTGGTATCCGGACGGCTCGGCCCTGCTCATCGCCCACGGGTTCGAGGCCCGCAGCGAGCTGTTCCGTTACGGCCTGGCGACCCGCGAGCTGACCCGTATCCCCACCCCGCCCGGCACGGTCTCCGGCGCCACGGCCCGTCCCGACGGCAGCGTGGAGTATCTGTGGTCGTCGGCCGCCGAGCCGCCGGCGGTGCGCTCGACGAAGGGCGGCGTCGTCCTGGCCCCACCGGGCATGGACTGCCCGCCGTCGGTGCCGGTGGAGGACGCGTGGGTGGAGGGTCCCGGCGGCCGTATCCACGCCCTGATCCAGAAGCCGGCCGGCGCGAGTGGCCCGCTGCCGACGGTCTTCGACCTGCACGGCGGCCCGACGTGGCACGACAGCGACTCCTTCGCCGCCGGTCCGGCCGCCTGGGTCGACCAGGGCTATGCGGTGATCCGCGTCAACTACCGCGGCTCCACCGGCTACGGCCGCGCCTGGACCGACGCCCTGAAGCACCGGGTCGGCCTGATCGAACTGGAGGACGTGGCAGCGGTCCGCGACTGGGCCGTCGCCTCCGGCCTCGCCGACCCCACCCGCCTGATCCTCACGGGCGGCTCCTGGGGCGGCTATCTCACCCTGCTCGGCGTCGGCACCCAGCCCGACGCATGGACGGTGGGCATCGCGGTCGTTCCGGTCGCGGACTACGTCACGGCGTACCACGACGAGATGGAGGCGCTGAAGGCCATGGACCGCACCCTGCTGGGCGGCACCCCGGAGGAGGTCCCCGAACGCTTCGAGGCCTCGTCCCCGCTGACCTACGTCGACGACGTCAAGGCCCCGGTCTACATCTCGGCGGGCGTCAACGACCCCCGCTGCCCCATCCGCCAGATCGACAACTACGTCAAGCGTCTGGAAGCGAGAGCCGCAACCCACGAGGTCTACCGCTACGACGCCGGCCACGGCTCCCTGGTGGTGGACGAACGCATCAAGCAGCTGAGACTGGAAATGGACTTCGCGGAGAGGCACTTGAACAACTAGGACAGGCCCTGGACCGCCCTCCCGGCCGACCGAGCCACCCACCCGCACCTCTCAGCCGACCGAGACGGGTGTGCGGGTGGGCGAGGCGGGGGTCAGCGGAGTTCCGCCAGGCCTCTGCGGGTGGCGGCGACCACCACGCGGTCGCCCTTCTCCAGTACGTGGTCGGGCGCCGTGTCCGTGCGGCCCTCCAGGGCCAGTACCCTCCAGGAACCGGCCAGGAAAGCGTCCCGTACCGTCCGGCCCTCCAGCTGGGGGTGCCCGGCGACGTCGACGCCGGCGAACAGCAGCACCCGCCGCTCCACCGCGATGGCGCCGAGCACCTGCCGCCCCAGCATCGCCCCGGCGAACGCGGGCGCGGCCAGATGCGTGACGCTCCGGCTCCGGGTCAGCGCATGCGGGTACGCCGCCCGCAGCGTCCGGTACACGGCGGTGGCGAAGTCGTCGTCGTACAGCCGTAGCACCACCCGAAGATCGGGCCGTACCGACCGCGCGTACAGCACGGCCTCCAGGTTCGTGGTGTCCGCGCTGGTCACCGCGAGCAGCGCATACGCCCGGTGGATCTTGGCGGACTCCAGCACCCCTTCCTGGGTGACATCGCCGAGCACCACCGGCACCCGCAGCCGCCGCGCGGTCGCGAGGCCCCGCGCCTCCGGGTCCGACTCGACGCACACGACAGGGATGTTCAGCTCGCGCAGCCGGGTCAGCACCCGGGTGCCGATCTTCCCGAGCCCGAGCAGCACCACATGCCCGCCGAGGCCGCGCGGCGGTTTCCGCAGGGCGGAGGCGGTGCGGAAGGTGCCGAGCGCCTCCAGCACGGCCGCCAGCAGCACCGGAAGCAGCAGCAACCCGACCAGTCCGGAGAGGAGTTGGAGAATTTGCCGGCTCAGTGGCTCCCCGATCGCGGGGTTGTCGATCGCGAACAGGTCGAGAAGGGTGTAGTAGAAGGCCCGCAGCGGATGGATCCCGGGGGTGGCCACCCACAGCGCCACCGCGAGGGCGACCACACAGGCCACCATGCCCGCCAGCGACCACCGCAGCCGCCGCGAGAACAGCGAGGCCAGCGGCGGAACTCCGCTCCGGCCGGGCACGGGCAACTCCCCGCCGCCCGCCGACGACACCTGCTCCAGCACCACGGCCGGCCGCCCGGCGGCCTGCCGTACCTCGTCGTCGTCCGGCAGCAGCCGCGGCTCCTGCTCCCCGCCGCCCTCGGCGTCCGTACCGGTGGGGGAGAGCAGGGCGAGAGTGCTCAACCCGGTGCCGGGCGTCGGTCGTTCGACGGCCCGCAGCAGCAGCCCCTCGGTCTGGACGACCTTGCTGGTGCCGGCGACGGCGGTGGCGGCCAGCGCGGGCGCGGCGGTGTCGGCGTCGGACAGCACGGTGGTGGACGCGTCACTGCCGCCCTCGCCGTTGCCGGCGGCCAACGCGGCCGCTTGGTCGAGGAGTTCCTCGATGTGCTGGCCCAACCGCCGGTTGTAGAGCCTGAGGACGAGCCGCAGCCGAGGGTTGAGCCGGCGGGCGGTCAGCGCGGCCCGGATGTTGGTCTCGTCGTCGTCGAAGACGAGGGCGAGCGCGGTGGCCCGTTCCACGCCGGCCTCGGCGAGCACGGCCTCGGTGATCACGACGGCCTCCAACACCCGTGCGGTGTCACCGCCGTTGCCGCCGCTGCCGGTGCTCGTGGCAGTCGCGGCCGAGCCGGACCCGGATCCGTTGCCGGCGCGGCCGACCGCGGCGTTCACCACACGGTCGAGCAGCGCCGCGGAGGCAAGCCGGGCCCGGCCGACCACGGGAGGCCTGGCGGTGCGCTCGTTCGGCGGTACCACGAGGGTGACCTGCTCGCCGTAG
The genomic region above belongs to Streptomyces sp. CG1 and contains:
- a CDS encoding NAD-binding protein; this translates as MVVCGDDGLAHRLAAELRGVYGEQVTLVVPPNERTARPPVVGRARLASAALLDRVVNAAVGRAGNGSGSGSAATATSTGSGGNGGDTARVLEAVVITEAVLAEAGVERATALALVFDDDETNIRAALTARRLNPRLRLVLRLYNRRLGQHIEELLDQAAALAAGNGEGGSDASTTVLSDADTAAPALAATAVAGTSKVVQTEGLLLRAVERPTPGTGLSTLALLSPTGTDAEGGGEQEPRLLPDDDEVRQAAGRPAVVLEQVSSAGGGELPVPGRSGVPPLASLFSRRLRWSLAGMVACVVALAVALWVATPGIHPLRAFYYTLLDLFAIDNPAIGEPLSRQILQLLSGLVGLLLLPVLLAAVLEALGTFRTASALRKPPRGLGGHVVLLGLGKIGTRVLTRLRELNIPVVCVESDPEARGLATARRLRVPVVLGDVTQEGVLESAKIHRAYALLAVTSADTTNLEAVLYARSVRPDLRVVLRLYDDDFATAVYRTLRAAYPHALTRSRSVTHLAAPAFAGAMLGRQVLGAIAVERRVLLFAGVDVAGHPQLEGRTVRDAFLAGSWRVLALEGRTDTAPDHVLEKGDRVVVAATRRGLAELR
- a CDS encoding prolyl oligopeptidase family serine peptidase — protein: MSESKEPAVQGTAGMPDWEKRFRAPRVSLPDWAEDAPHRSLFVSNATGTYELYAWDRATGEQRQATDRPNGTTDGVLSPDGAWIWWFDDKDGDEFGIWRRQPFGGGTAEPAVPGLDPSYPAGLALARDGRTAVVGRSTDEDGTTLHLAREGADPVEIYRHRESAGIGDLSHDGSLIAIEHTEHGDAMHAALRVLRPDGTPVADLDDTKGGAEELGLEVLGFAPVDGDTRLLIGHQRRGRWEPLVWDVATGEETDLALDLPGDVSAEWYPDGSALLIAHGFEARSELFRYGLATRELTRIPTPPGTVSGATARPDGSVEYLWSSAAEPPAVRSTKGGVVLAPPGMDCPPSVPVEDAWVEGPGGRIHALIQKPAGASGPLPTVFDLHGGPTWHDSDSFAAGPAAWVDQGYAVIRVNYRGSTGYGRAWTDALKHRVGLIELEDVAAVRDWAVASGLADPTRLILTGGSWGGYLTLLGVGTQPDAWTVGIAVVPVADYVTAYHDEMEALKAMDRTLLGGTPEEVPERFEASSPLTYVDDVKAPVYISAGVNDPRCPIRQIDNYVKRLEARAATHEVYRYDAGHGSLVVDERIKQLRLEMDFAERHLNN